TCGCGGTTGAGAGGCTTGATGACGTGAATGATGTGCTCAGTCCCTTCGTTCCAATGGGGGAGACTCTCGGCTTGCTCGAAAAGTATGGAGTAAAGTTTGTGCTCCTCAACCAAACCTTTGATAAGCCGGTTTTCGTCTATCGCGGAATCATTGACCCAAGATTCTATGAAAGACAGGGCGGGAAGTTCGACCGTTTCCCTCAGTTCTTCAGGAAGTTGATTTCGGAAAAAGGCGTCGTGATCTATGAGGTCAAAGGAACGGACACCAGGCAGGCAGTTCCGGGGGAACCAGAGGCGGTTCCTCTGGTCCTGGAAGTACTCCCCGGCAACGTAAGCAGGCCCGAAGAGCCCGTTCTCAACTATGGCATATCATACTTGGGCGCGAGCTTTCCGGATAAGGCCGGAAGAGGGGCTGCATTTGAGATGAACTGCTACTGGGAAAGAGTTTCCAATGTTCAAACCGATCTCCCTCTCTACGTCTTTGTAAGATTCGACACGGAGTTCAGGAAGGGTGCCCTGTACAGGCAGTCCTACGGGAAACTCTACAGGAAACTGCTTGAGAGGAAACTGGGACGCCTGTTCAGATTCAGGGAAGACCACATTCCGGTCAGCGGAATGTTCCCGCCAAAGAGGTGGCCTCTTGGGAAGATAGTTGTCGACAATTTCTCAGTGAACGTTCCGAAAACGCTGGCTCCGGGCTTATACGATATGAAAGTAAAACTGAGTGCCGAGCCGGTGCTCCCCAATCTGCCGCTCAAGGATTTGTTTGTGGAGGAGGATTATTTTTCGGGCGCAAAGACGGGGGTCATCCTTATCGAGTAGGAAGATAGGGATGGGCAGAGGGAAATACGCCGCGGTCTCAAGATCCTTGTTTCTTTTGAGCAAGAAGCTCTCTGTATGACTGTGCAGTCTTTCCGGCGACGGCTTCGAAGCTGAACCCCCGTTCGATTCTTTTTCTTGCCTGCCGGCCCATCTCCCGTGCAAGGGAATCATCCCTGAGAAGGACGAGAATTTTTTCGGCAAGGCTGTCTGAGTCTTCTTTTTGAACCAGGAATCCGGTAACGCCATCTATTACAATATCCTCATTTCCTCCCACCCTTGTTGCAACAATCGGTTTCCCGCAGGCCGACGCTTCGAGCAAAGACAGCGGAAGCCCCTCCCTCAAAGAGGAAAGAACGAAAATATCCATCATTCGAACCAGTTCCGGAACTTCGTTTCTTTCACCAAAGAAACGAACCTTGTCCGAGATTCCCAGCTCTGCGGCATAATTCGTGAGCTTCTCCATTAATGGTCCGTCTCCAACAATCAAGGCTCTTGAACCCGGATACTCCTTCATGACCTTCTGAGATGCTCTGAGAAAGAACTCCATTCCCTTTGCCGGGACAAGTCTCGCGACCGTGCCAAACGCCTTTGTCGTGTCAACCCCGAGGGATTCTTTCAGAGCTGTGGGCATAGGCTTGGGTTGAAATATGGTCGTGTCCACCCCGTTGGGAATCACGAGAAGTTTCTTCTCCGGCAGACCTTCCACTCTGATTCTGTTTTCGACAACGGCGGTACAGGTGGCATGATAGCGGTCGGTGAACGGGATTAGCATTTTCTCAAGAAGGATGTGCCTTCTCTTCTTCCACGGGGTCAGCGTATGCTCTGTCGTCACGACGACGGGCACCTGCGCCATCGTTCCTGCTATTCTGCCCAGGATGCCCGCCTGATACAGATGAGTGTGAATTACATCGATGTTCTTCTCCCTGAGAAGTGAGATGAGGCGAAGAAGGCCGGGGACAAAGTACCTCATCCTGAAGCCGATATTCCTCACCTCTATTCCATGGGACTCGAGCTCATCGGCGAGCGTTCCCCTTCTGGAGACTGTTGCGATAGTTACGTCAAAACCGAGCGAAGAAAGAGACGTGGCGAGTCCGACGAGATTTTTTTCTGCACCCCCAACGTCAAGCGCCCCGATAATGTGAAGAACAGAAATCTTTTCTTTGTTCCCTTTCACTACTCATAACTCCCTGTTCGAGATGCCGCCTTCTTCTGCAGCTTCACCGCGAGCCGCCTGAGAAAACCGACCCTGTTGACGAGAAACAGGAGGGGATAAAAAAAACAGTTGCCTCTGAATACTTCAACAACAGCGACGAATCCCAGGAAGTCCCAAATGAGTGATTTTTTTCCGGTGTACATTGGGCCCCCCGAAATTCTCGTGAAGGTTGAAGCTTTGCCGAAAGGAATATTCCTTTCGCCTTTTCCGGCAGTTGCGAGATATCCTGCATCGTTCAAGGCAATCCTTATCGAGTTCTCATTTTTCCCGCCGCCGGGCCAGGCCAGAAAATTGACGCTCGCATTGAGTTTCGATGATATGATCTGCCTGCTTCCGGCAAGTTCTCCCCTTAGCCTTTCGTTTCTCTCACTCTCTGTTTCGAGCCTTCCCGGCGGGACAGACACCGCGATCTCCTGCGAATGCTTGGTCAGGTCCTCCTTCCACCCCGGCTTTGAGAAAAACGCCGTTCCTCCGTTGCGCTCCACAAATGAGACAATCTCCGCGGAGAAGGAGGGATTTTCGATGAAACGAGTCACTTCGAGGGCTTTGCCGTGAGAGAAAACAGGGGTTCCGAATGGAGCGGGCGTCACGGGATAAGAAGTCAGCCAATAAGGTTTGTGCTCCGGGAAGTAGTTCCAATCAAGCCAAAAGTAGCAATCGTTCGGATGATGGAAATCAACGATCCTGTCGCTCGAAAAAAGCCAGGTATGGCTCGATGCGTGCGATTGGAAATCGAACACTCCGCTCTTGGCCATGGTTTCGATTTCTTGCCAGGAGAGGTAACCCTTCGACTCAATCCGCGTGCTCCCACGACCTTCGCCGTGCCGTGCTGTCGGCCTTACTCCAGCCTTTGGATCAATGAAGTCCGTGGAGAGAAAGACAGTTCCTTTAAGGCCAAGCCGCTTGAGGATAGGGAAGGCATAGACCCAGTTGTCAAGAAAGCCGTCGTCAAAGGTGATTACCACCGACTTCTCTTCAAGGATCTTCCTTCCGAGTATGTGATCATGCAGCTGATCAAGGGTAATTGCTCTGAATCCGCGACGCTTGAGGTATGCCATCTGTGTCTCAAAGGTCCTGACGGGGCATGAAAGGTGCGCCCAGGCAGGATTCAGGCATTCATCGTTGATGCTGTGGTAATAGAGAACCGGAACCGCCTGGGGAGTGAGATTAAGCATGAAGATTCGGGCAGCGATAGTAGCAGCTAGAACCGCCGCGGGGACCAGTATGTACCGGACGTCGATCGGCAGATCTCTGGCGATTCTACCCGATGCGAAAAGCGAAAGAAACACAGCGATAACGAGAATCACCCAGAACAGAAAATTCTTCAACAGACAAGCCCGCTCGGACAGTCTCAGGGAGACGCCTCCTTCCTTGGGCCCTATTCTAGCGACACGGGGGAGAGTTGTCCACTGTGAGCCGGTGAGCCCGGTCGGCGCGGCTGCCTGAAAGAGAAATCTCTGTGACCCACACGCATCTTGGCCGATTAAATTGCATTGTGGTAAAGCTTTGTTATAATGACGGTCTTCACAATTAACAACTCGCCCGGAAACGGCTGGCTCTCGAAAGAAAGGGAATATTTGGACCCCTTGAAACAGTCCGGATTGGCAAAGGAGACGATCGCAAAATCGCTGAGTATCGTAATGATTCTTGCCTTTGCCCAGCGGCTCATCGGGATCGTCAAAGCCATTCTTTTTGCGAGGCTCCTCGGCCCGCACAACTACGGCATCTACGGGCTTGCCTTCAACTCCATAAACCTGATTGTCACATTTTGCGGACTGGGAATTCCCTCATCATACATCCGCTATGTCACCGTATATGAGGAGCAGGGTTCACTAAAGGACTTCCTCGCGAAGACAATAAGAATCGGTCTCGGCGTTTCTTTTCTTGTCGGTCTCTGTTTCTTCATCTTCTCCGGAACAGTTTCCCGTCTTATCTACGGCGATCCCCGGGAGAAAAATGTCATTATGTGGATTGGCCTTGTAGTCGTTCCGCTGGTTCTGGCTCCGTACATCAGCTCCGCTTTTTCAGGACTCAGGGTATTCAAACGGACTGCGGTTCTCGAACTCTCACATATGGTTCTCTTCTGCTTGATTGGGGTCCCTCTTGTCCTTTTGATCGGCAGGCGCGTTGAATCGGTCATGGCCGGCGAGTTCATCGCGATCTCTCTTGTCGTTGCCTTCTTCTCAAGGAGTCTTTTCAAGAGTCTTTCGGCTCAGAATCTTCCTGTGGAAGAAAAGGGATTCCATCGGAAGATTCTCA
The sequence above is drawn from the Candidatus Eisenbacteria bacterium genome and encodes:
- a CDS encoding glycosyltransferase — its product is MKGNKEKISVLHIIGALDVGGAEKNLVGLATSLSSLGFDVTIATVSRRGTLADELESHGIEVRNIGFRMRYFVPGLLRLISLLREKNIDVIHTHLYQAGILGRIAGTMAQVPVVVTTEHTLTPWKKRRHILLEKMLIPFTDRYHATCTAVVENRIRVEGLPEKKLLVIPNGVDTTIFQPKPMPTALKESLGVDTTKAFGTVARLVPAKGMEFFLRASQKVMKEYPGSRALIVGDGPLMEKLTNYAAELGISDKVRFFGERNEVPELVRMMDIFVLSSLREGLPLSLLEASACGKPIVATRVGGNEDIVIDGVTGFLVQKEDSDSLAEKILVLLRDDSLAREMGRQARKRIERGFSFEAVAGKTAQSYRELLAQKKQGS
- a CDS encoding polysaccharide deacetylase family protein, whose product is MKNFLFWVILVIAVFLSLFASGRIARDLPIDVRYILVPAAVLAATIAARIFMLNLTPQAVPVLYYHSINDECLNPAWAHLSCPVRTFETQMAYLKRRGFRAITLDQLHDHILGRKILEEKSVVITFDDGFLDNWVYAFPILKRLGLKGTVFLSTDFIDPKAGVRPTARHGEGRGSTRIESKGYLSWQEIETMAKSGVFDFQSHASSHTWLFSSDRIVDFHHPNDCYFWLDWNYFPEHKPYWLTSYPVTPAPFGTPVFSHGKALEVTRFIENPSFSAEIVSFVERNGGTAFFSKPGWKEDLTKHSQEIAVSVPPGRLETESERNERLRGELAGSRQIISSKLNASVNFLAWPGGGKNENSIRIALNDAGYLATAGKGERNIPFGKASTFTRISGGPMYTGKKSLIWDFLGFVAVVEVFRGNCFFYPLLFLVNRVGFLRRLAVKLQKKAASRTGSYE